A genomic region of Streptomyces sp. NBC_00247 contains the following coding sequences:
- the nuoI gene encoding NADH-quinone oxidoreductase subunit NuoI: MFKKRLTEQYPETSKVTAPRFHGRHQLNRHPDGLEKCVGCELCAWACPADAIYVEGADNTDEERYSPGERYGRVYQINYARCILCGLCIEACPTRALTMTNEFELANTTRASLIYTKDELLAGLEEGMVDSPHAIFPGMDEQDYYRGLVTEAAPGTERQRAVSKGEKPESGDDEDAVVPASAAASAASHEHGHGSPTHGSHGQREAGA; encoded by the coding sequence ATGTTCAAGAAGCGGCTCACGGAGCAGTACCCGGAGACGTCGAAGGTGACCGCGCCGCGCTTCCACGGCCGTCACCAGCTCAACCGGCACCCGGACGGCCTGGAGAAGTGCGTCGGCTGCGAGCTGTGCGCCTGGGCCTGTCCCGCCGACGCCATCTACGTCGAAGGCGCGGACAACACCGACGAGGAGCGCTACTCCCCGGGCGAACGGTACGGCCGCGTCTACCAGATCAACTACGCGCGCTGCATTCTCTGCGGTCTCTGCATCGAGGCGTGTCCCACCCGGGCGCTCACGATGACCAACGAGTTCGAGCTCGCCAACACCACCCGCGCCAGCCTCATCTACACCAAGGACGAGCTGCTCGCGGGATTGGAGGAGGGCATGGTCGACAGCCCGCACGCGATCTTCCCCGGCATGGACGAACAGGACTACTACCGGGGCCTGGTGACCGAGGCCGCTCCCGGCACCGAGCGCCAGCGCGCGGTGTCCAAGGGCGAGAAGCCGGAGTCCGGCGACGACGAGGACGCCGTGGTGCCGGCCTCCGCCGCCGCTTCGGCCGCGTCCCACGAGCACGGCCACGGCTCACCCACCCACGGTTCGCACGGGCAGAGGGAGGCGGGCGCATGA